A single region of the Epinephelus fuscoguttatus linkage group LG14, E.fuscoguttatus.final_Chr_v1 genome encodes:
- the si:dkey-87k14.1 gene encoding leucine-rich repeat transmembrane protein FLRT2: protein MEIQWRLWNKDWASFIRPWIPILLGLHLQFSRASNCPEECRCDRTFVYCNERSLTSVPLGIGEGYKTLYLHNNQINNAGFPLELHHIASVETVFLYGNQLDEFPINLPKNVRVLHLQENNIQTISRAALAQLLWLEELHLDDNSISTVGVEEGAFREAVSLKMLFLTKNHLSSVPIGLPDDLKELRLDENRIAVIAEEAFRNITRLQRLLLDGNLLTDEGIAPGTFQDLVTLRELSLARNSLTHPPPYLPGDVLVKLNFQENQINRIPARAFAGLHKLERLDISNNQLQSLTEGVFDDLVSLRQLTVRNNLWLCDCSIKWVASWLKSLPASLNVRGFMCHKPEKFRGMVIRELSAELVQCPQSTVTAHLPTSPSDIALIPSLSSSTDSPQFPHYVSSSSSRHPVSTLPTLFPVYSTREAGLRTKQPLDPRRETLQVSFALLNGSAIHVSWVAAFPVTAYKVTWARMGPSLTGDTVRERIVGGDHRGIRLANLEPKSTYRICVIPLDAFNNYRPKDDTVCTEAMTTAASFSPDNNKRPSGPEQATQQEPSSHFLLAGLIGGAVIVVLVALLSIFCWHMHKKSRSKSSTKWKYNRGRRKDDYCEAGTKKDNSILEMTETSFQIVSLNNEQLLKGDFRIQPIYTPNGGVGFRDFPLENNSTVYCKNNVQDADFCGT from the coding sequence ATGGAGATACAGTGGCGTTTATGGAATAAGGACTGGGCCTCCTTTATACGGCCGTGGATACCTATACTGTTAGGCCTTCACCTCCAGTTCTCCCGGGCCTCCAACTGTCCTGAGGAGTGCCGCTGTGATCGCACCTTTGTTTACTGCAACGAGCGGAGCCTGACCTCAGTGCCTCTGGGAATCGGTGAGGGTTACAAGACTCTTTACCTCCACAACAACCAAATCAACAATGCTGGTTTTCCCCTAGAGCTCCATCACATTGCTTCTGTGGAAACTGTGTTTCTGTATGGCAACCAGCTGGATGAGTTCCCCATCAACCTGCCCAAAAATGTAAGGGTTCTCCATCTGCAGGAGAACAACATTCAGACCATCTCCAGAGCAGCTCTGGCTCAGCTTCTCTGGCTGGAGGAGCTGCATTTAGATGATAACTCCATTTCTACTGTGGGGGTGGAGGAAGGGGCCTTCCGTGAGGCAGTTAGCTTAAAAATGCTCTTTCTCACCAAAAACCACCTGAGCAGTGTGCCTATTGGTCTTCCGGATGATCTGAAAGAGTTGCGATTGGATGAGAACCGGATTGCGGTCATAGCAGAGGAAGCATTTAGGAACATCACTCGCCTGCAGCGCCTCCTGTTGGATGGGAACCTGTTGACAGATGAAGGGATCGCACCAGGGACCTTTCAAGACCTGGTCACCCTGAGGGAGCTGTCCCTGGCCCgcaactcactcactcaccctcCCCCATACCTCCCTGGGGACGTGCTTGTCAAATTAAACTTTCAGGAAAATCAGATAAATAGAATCCCTGCCAGGGCATTCGCAGGGTTGCACAAGCTGGAGAGGCTGGATATTTCTAACAACCAGCTGCAGTCGCTGACAGAGGGGGTCTTTGACGATCTCGTCAGTCTCAGACAGCTCACTGTTCGGAACAATCTTTGGCTGTGTGACTGCAGCATCAAATGGGTTGCGTCGTGGCTCAAATCCCTGCCGGCCTCCCTCAATGTGCGTGGCTTTATGTGCCATAAACCTGAAAAGTTCCGGGGCATGGTGATCAGAGAGCTGAGTGCTGAGCTGGTCCAATGCCCGCAGAGCACAGTGACAGCACATCTGCCTACCTCACCATCTGATATTGCTCTGATCCCATCCCTGTCATCTTCCACAGACTCCCCCCAATTCCCTCActatgtttcctcctcctcctccagacaTCCCGTCTCCACATTACCCACCCTCTTCCCTGTCTACTCAACCAGAGAGGCGGGGCTAAGGACTAAGCAACCTCTGGACCCCAGGAGGGAGACTTTGCAGGTCAGCTTTGCCCTACTAAATGGCTCTGCTATCCACGTCAGCTGGGTGGCAGCCTTTCCAGTCACTGCCTACAAGGTGACCTGGGCCAGGATGGGCCCAAGTCTGACAGGGGACACTGTCAGGGAGAGGATAGTGGGTGGGGATCATCGAGGGATCCGACTGGCTAATCTTGAGCCAAAGTCCACCTATCGGATCTGTGTCATTCCCTTGGATGCATTCAATAATTACCGTCCCAAAGATGATACTGTGTGCACTGAGGCCATGACGACAGCGGCCTCTTTCAGTCCTGACAACAATAAAAGACCGTCAGGGCCTGAGCAGGCCACACAACAGGAACCCAGCTCGCATTTCTTGCTGGCTGGGCTGATTGGCGGGGCTGTGATTGTGGTACTGGTGGCACTCCTCAGCATCTTCTGCTGgcacatgcacaaaaaaagCCGCTCCAAGTCCTCCACCAAGTGGAAATACAACCGGGGTCGGAGAAAAGATGACTATTGCGAGGCAGGCACCAAGAAAGATAATTCCATCCTGGAAATGACTGAGACTAGCTTCCAGATAGTCTCACTTAACAACGAACAGCTCCTCAAGGGAGATTTCCGCATTCAGCCTATTTACACCCCTAATGGAGGCGTCGGCTTTAGAGACTTCCCCCTGGAGAACAACAGCACAGTCTACTGCAAGAACAATGTTCAGGATGCAGACTTTTGTGGCACATGA